AAGCATTTCTTGTCCAGACATAGATACAGAGCAGAATCCTGAACCTCAAGTGATTTTGACTAAGGACTTTGGTTCAGACAAGGAGAAATCATCGACAAAAATGGGTGATGATTTTTCTTCAGAAGCAGCCCCAGAGGACATTAGCATGAAATCTAGTAAGTTTGCTACAGCAGAATTGAGGGCTGGCCCTTTTTCTGATGATACTGGAGATGTTGAGCCAACTGCCACTGCACCTGATCCTATTGCTTCCGAGAATGCCGAGCATGAGGCTGTGATGGACGCCCTTGATGCCATTCAAGAGATAAATGAAGAGGCTCATGCCTCAGAGAACACTGAAATCACCCCTTCCTCAGCCAGTTGTGTCAATGTACCTGTTCACATTGGTAAGGGTTTTCTCATCTTGGCTACTAATGATTTTGTTGGAAATAGATGCTAGGAAAAAGACTTGGAACTTGACTAATTATGTTTCTTCTTTGGCTATTAATAATGTGAAACTAATTGCAGAACTTGAAGAAGTGAATTCTGAAGAAAAGCAGACTGGCATTCCTCAATGTGTTAATGCCGATTTGGAAGTCAGAGAAGAAAATGATTCAACTGTAGTAGATGTAACGTCAAGTTGTTCTGCTACTAATTTAAGTGCAATTACAGAAATATGTTTTGGCTCCATCGGCCAGAAAGAAATATCTTCCATTCCTTTGGACCACATTAATGCAGAgccaaaagtttcaaattctCAGTCTGCTGGAAGCCATCATACCCATACTACAGAATGCCTGTCAAATGATACAGCTGAATATGAAAGTTTTGCTCCTCAAAATAGCAAATCGGGACTAAAGAATGAGCTGGATGCTGTATTGgatgagaagagagaagatcAATCCACCATTGAGAATGATAAACCGGCATTTTCACGACCAGAAGGTGTTGATGTAGTTGCCCAGAATGATGCAGCACCCGCAGAGGTTTCAAGTATCCCTGCTTCTGAAGAGCAGAATGTTGGCAGTGAGGTGGAAAAGAAACTATTTAATGTTCTCGTAAAGATTCCCCGATACGATGACGAAAATTCCAAACAACAGATCAACGAAGCTCAGTTGCAAGTGACCGAGAAGACACAAAGTCGTGATGCTATTCAAGCTGAAATTCAGATTATAAAGGTACAAACCCTTTTTACATCACATAACTTTCTTATCAATCTCTTCCTTAAAATTTCTCTCTGATATTATTTGATTGAACCTTCTACGGCTAGGCTGCTTGCAAGGAGCACAATGAGAAAGTTGACGTTGCCTTATCTCAAGAGAATGCTGCACGAGAGTTGTCCAAGTCTAAAAGGGACGAAATAGATTCTGTTCAATCTGTTATTAACAAGGTGAAGAATGCAATTACAGTGGGTGACTATGATGTGAGGGTAAGTGGTTACTCTTGCTCCAAGCACCAACTCCTAGAGTCGTGAAAGAAAATccagagagagtgagagagctgacagaagggaaaaagaaaaatactgtGTGGAtctttttatgcattttttaaTGTGTGGCGTCTTTATTTTCTGCAGATACAGAATATGGAACAAAAGATACAGCATGAAACCCTGCCTTTAAAGGAAGAAAAGCAATTGGTCCGTGATATTAAGCAACTAAAGTGTTCACGAGAGCAGCTTACTAATAATATGGGAGGGCTTGATGAACTTAAGCTGGCTTTGGATCAAAGAGAGCAAACTGAGGAGCAACTGAAGGTATCCTGTTTAATAGCCTCAAATGACTTTTTTGAAGTAGGTCCAGAAGTTATACtatattttcatgaaatcacAGAAATAGCTTTTGTGCACTCAGTGCATTCTCCCATGTTCGATGTCTGTGAGGCACGGAATGCTAAATTGTGAAGTTTTATATGCAGTCTCTCAGGAAGGAAGCAGATTCGCTCAGAGAAAACGTTTCAAAAGCTGAAGCAGTTACGAAATCTGCTAAGAGAAAATActccgaagagagagagaggcttcgTGAATTGCAGGGTCGGTTTAGAGATGCAGATAAAATACGCCAAGAGGCATATATTCATCTAAAGAATTTAAGGAAGCAATCATATGAGAAGGTATGTGATCTTCATGTTCTCTTTCACGACATTTCTCCAGTCTTGCTGGTCTGTTGATTAATATTTGCCGAACAGACAGCAAATAGATAATATCACAGCAAGCTTCATGATGACAATAGCCTttgaaaccaagatcttgacaAACTGGTATCTGAAAAAGGCTGCCAATTTTAGCGAAATACTGTTCACACTATATTATTCTGGATTGGCAGAACAAGTACTTCTGGAAATACAAGGATGATGTGAAGATGTCGATTGATCTGGCGTCAAAGGGCGATAGGGAGGCACTCTCTCAGTTCTGTATTGATCAAGTAAAGTgcattttattttgtcattgtCCTTATCATCCAGATGATCCACCCTGGTTTTGACCCTCAATGATGTTGATAATTCTTCAGGTGGAGACGTTCATGGAATTATGGAACAGAAGTAATGATTTTAGGGAAGAGTATCTTAGATGCAATGCCCCTAGAACGTTAAGGAGACTTGGCACAGCTGATGGTCGTTCCCTTGGACCTGATGAGGCGATGCCTGCCATTCCTCTAAATCAAACAGCAGTTAAAGATAAGTCCATGCCTGCTCTTCCAAGTATAGAGCGAGAAAAGGTAACCGTTGTTGTGGAAGCTAGACCGGCAGCTGACGATAAGTTACCCGTGAAAGAGGTGGagcaaaagaaacagaaagcCAAGAATAAAAGTTCTGCAAAACCTGTTACCCAGGTGGAGGACTTGGTAGCAATTTCAAGCAGAGATGTGGTCGACGTGGAAATCGAAGAGCCCAAGCTAtcaaaggaggaagaggaattGGCGAAGAAGGCGGAAGAATTGAGGAAGGCGGAAGAGGCTGCCATTTTAATGGAGCAACGGCGATTGGAGGAAAAGGCCAAAGCTAAGGAGGCTCTGGAGAGGAAGAAACGAATTGCTGAAAGAGCCCAAGCAAGAGCTGCTTTGAAGGCGCAGAAGGAAGCTGAGCAGaaggagaaggtaaagtgtttCAATATCACTTTGCATAGAGGGTAGTTCTCTTTCTGATACCAAGATTCTCACTGCCTCATATTCTTGTGCAGGAAAGGGAgaagaaggcaaagaaaaaggaaaggaagaaggctGGAGGCGCCATTGCGATGCCTTCAGATGCTGGCATTGAAGGAGAAACCGCTTCGTCCTCGGAAGTGACTGCCGAGGCTTTAGCAGATTTTGATGCTAAAGACAAGCCTGCAGCAACGGTGAAGAGACCTCAAAAACCGTTGCATTTCGTAAAACAGACCAAAGTAAAGCCCATCCCTCCCCCTCTTCGCAACCGAGGCAAGAGAAAGATGCAGCCCTGGATGTGGGCCGTCCTTTCTGTGGTGCTTGTCTTTGCCCTATTTTTGGTGAGCAATGGCTGGAATCTCTTCTAATCGGGGATCGGTAGTTTGGTTTTACGAACGTGCATCTGGACTTCGGCTTACATGTGGTTTCATCAGGTATTTTATAGGTATGATATACACAGgtgattcttttatatattcaggGAGGGTTTTGAGCTAAATTcgtgttcttttttattataaagaGGCTTTTTGGCCTTCACATACGGCAAATAGATTGGTTGGTCTGTTTCTCTTGTTAGTATTTATTACTATAAGCAGATATTAAAAGGAACAGAAAGTGTTTGCTTCTATTTGTTATGATTCTGAGCTAATAATTCTggtgcctctctctctctctctctctctctctctctccccgcccaacctccctccctccctccctccccaaTGTAAAAGTTTCAGCTGAAGGCCGCAATGACGCTGGTATGCGAGCCTTCAGCTGTCTCGCTGTTACTGGTCACATATATAGGGCACAATCACTTAAAAGAACAGTCATTCATCATCTGTTGGCTGGACATACACGTAAATGTGTTAAGGCTCCTGTAAACGGCTGCTTTTGGGAAACTTGTTTAGTATACTTAAGTCGCAATCCTTCTGTTAACAAAATCTATATCATTAATCGTTTTACTATCCAGAGTAGCTTAAGTCGCAATCCTTCTGTTAACAAAATCCATATCATTAATCGTTTTACTATCCAGAGTAGCTTTTGTCGTCCTAGAAACTCCTGCCTCCTCAAGCTGGTCCATTCTTAAACAATGGTAATCCATTCTTGAGAAACTAATCCTGCAACTTGGGACAAAGCCAAGCCACGACGCATGTTTGCAGTTcttatccctctctctctttcttcttcttcttcttcggctgtCGCGCCTTCCCTTTGGTGACATTCTGAACCAATGCTTGCCCAAGCCCTTCACCGATGCTCTCCATTAGCCCTCCAATAAAGTTGGAAACCACTCGCGAGGCCAGCCGAGCTGCAGCCCCGAGCTTGCTTGTATGCTTCTCAGTTCCTTTGATGCCACTATCGTAGAGTCCGTTGACGATGCTCTTAGCGCAAACTGCATGGAGGTAGTAACCGCAGACCGTGCACCCGTATACTCGGCCTGACCTCCTCTTCTTGCATTCCCCGCAGACGAAACCAAGGTCCGCACTCGATGAGGCCGCTGGTGGCAGAAGCTGCAGCTTGTGAGGATGGTTCGAGATGACGATGTCCACCGGTAGCATCTCGCAGCACGGGTGCATCGAGAAACTACAAGCTCCGCAACGGAAAGCGTAGCCCTTCATGGGTTCCCCACAAATATCGCACCTCGATTTTGCTATTCCACCTTTCGCTGCTTGAAATTTCCAGCGCAAAGTCAATGACATTAGGCCCAAACGAAGTATTAGCTAACATGAAAAGGAGATAAAAACTTGCCGaaccatttctctttttctggaTAATTTTGCTGAATTTTCTAACTTTGCTTAAAGAGAGTATCATCCCAAGTTGGGAACTAACATTTTGCACCTCGAATAAAAAACGTATGATCATTCGATGGAGCATATATCACCTGGCCGTCCCAATTCTGCGTGTAAGTCTTTCTATAGATGCATCATCTCGCtaacaaaaatattaactacACGACTCGATGGCCGTTCCTGATATGAAAGGGAAAGTAGAGTGAAAGCCAGCCGTAAGCAGGATCCCCAAAGAAGTTGAAATCCAGTACGATTCGATGGTCATCAACGATTACATCCGATCTAGGTTTACTTTCTCGAAGGTACTAACGTGAAGTCTTGATGGAATAGGCTACCAAGTGCAATTCACGACCAAAGTTCACTGGTACTTTCCTAAATTCCCCAACTTACGTATTTATTGTGGAGTCGGGCGGCACTCTCCCAGGCCTTCTTCTGGGTCAGATAGACAGATTGAGGGATAGTTGAGAGTGCTACTCTTTTCCCGGGATAATCAGGAAAGACTCGCCATCAACGTAGTTCGCGCATGTAAAGCTACTCGAGCATAAGGTTGTGGCCGGCGGCCTGTCTAACGTAATTTCTTGGCTTACCTCTCGCACGCAAATTGTACTCTCGAATAACTCCCAcgttttgttatatatatagcTGGACAGCTAAAGAGTGCAGCATGTGTGTGGGTTGCACATGAATAACAACAACAATTCACCTGGCTTGGAGTGGAAATAGAAGTTGTGCTGGTAGTGGAATGGATGGTTCTTGAGGACCTGATTAGGATAGGGCAGGGCACAGAACTCGTGCAGGTGGAAGTCGCATTGCTGGCACGTGTACCGCTTGCCCGCGCCATCCTCTAGGCACCCGGCGCACCTGAAGAGGTCCGGCAGGTTGATCATGGACAGGGCGTGCTGCTGGTGGCTGTAGTGGATTATCTCCTCCCCAAAAATCAGCTGTGGAGACATCGGATACAGCGACCTCGGGGTGAATGTCGTCCCCGACGACGAGGGCAACGCTGTCATCCGGGGAGGAGAAGGGGAGGGAAGTTTTTCCGTGGATGGAGACCCCTTGAGGCTGTGTGTTCTGGACTTGATCACGGACTTTCCTCTCACCGTGGTGATGGAATGTGCAGAATTCTCTCTGAACTAAAAGTGGGGGGTTTGCAAATTGGAGGACGGGGAGGAGAATATTTTTATAtgggagaggaaaagaagggTACTGTTTGCAAAGAAGGAACCATGCCCAAAGAGGATGCCAGTAAGACCCTCTTTTGTTTGGTTTATTTGCATGTGCTAAGTATGTTGCCACAACTTGTTCCTCCTATTTGATGGAAAAGACAAGCAATTCAAGAGAAAGGAGCGGATATCTACTCAATCGAGCAATATATTCTCCGTATTCCGATCGATTAATATTATGTGTTTGGTTTCCATTCGGATGATTCTCCATACATTCTACCAGTCTCTTACAAGAGATGTGTAGTGAATCTCATCTGTAGAAGAAGTCATTCTGGATGTAACAATCCTTGAACTGAGGACaatggaggaaacaacaaatttgaaagTTCAGGCACactttaaaaagagagaatgaaattaTCCGCCACCTATGATTCAATCATTGACTAAGCATTTTCATTTGatcttgatttttaatttaatttccagAGCACTTCCTCAAGAATTTCTGGAAATTTCCTATTTGGACCCAAATTTATTGCCTGTGAGGCCAATTATAGTTTCAAACTGTTGGAATTTAACTAAAGAATGTATGTGTGTCTGAgcctttttgctttctttttcaaatactTCTATgggaataattaaatattaaactacgcatttattttaaattttttttagaatagtgGATAGTTATCCTACATAATCTTATATAATATTAAAGTAAGAGATCCCAAGTTCAAATATTTCCAGGACCTGATTAAATATTTCCATGCTTAAACTAGACTAAATGTAATGTTAAATCACAATTTTAATATAGTTGAAGTGGTTCCATAAAAGCTCATAATTTTCCCACTTCACGAGAGAAGGGAATTCCATCATTTCTTGGTTTTCCACACTGTGGGCGGCATCTTGTGATTTCCTTCCGCTTTAAATGgatgcctttttcttttgcaacatCTTGACTTGGGGTGATCGATGCCCAATAATCAATTTGTGTTCTACAAGCGATTCCCTATGTCTGTGCTTTTAGTTCGTCGTACCAGGAAAAATACCACTAAGAGGCAAATAATAGGATGGAAAAGAGAGATATTCCTCCATTGAtcattgagaaaatttcaatGTATCCCTCGAATCGATCAGCCTTTTTCAAAAAGACCTTCCTAAGCGGCGAatctctagaaaaaaaaaatctttcgaAGCGGGGCGATTTTTCGGGGACAAAATCGCCCTTGTACCGTTATCTGCGCATGGTCACCTGAAGTCGGGAGGTGCTTGTTGATTGCTGGCGATGAGGTAGAGGGTCTCTCGGAACATGGCGGTCCGCTTCGGAGGGTGTTCCGAGATAAGTGCCATTTTGAGGGGCCGCTTCAGGAAAAAATCACTCAATTGGGAGGggcttttttcaaattttctcaaGTGCGGTGTGGTGTTTCGTCAAGCAATatgattttggctttgattttgTCCCTCGAAAGATGTCGTGATGATTGTCCTGCGTGTGGACTTTTAAGGTCCCATATTCCTACGGACTTCCTGCTTTTCATGGAGAATATATGCACGAGAATAGAAATCGTGAAGCACTTCGAAGAGGAAAGTGACAGAGCACAGGACTACTTAATGTAGAGGGATCATATGCGACACGTCGAAAAGATGAAGTAAGAAGATACGGAGCATTCCCATTAACTTGTAACAAACACGCTCCGACATTTTGAGTGGCTATTCTCATGTACAGAATTTGTTTGGGCTCTTTAGGCATTTAAACCATTGATTATCAAGTGTGATTAAGGCCCAACACACATTAGATAATCACGAGTGACACTCACTTTCTATACTTTCGAGGCGACCTCGATAGAATGCGCAAGTGCAAGTGTAGCGATTCAAACTTAGATTTCaagcaaaaataacaaaatcattttatcattttaaCAAACCTGATATTAAAAACTGAGGTGGTTTgtaggaaattaaaaaaaaaaaaaaaaaagggcttacGCAGGCAGTTTATGGAAATATAGTAATTTGTTGTCGGGGAAAGGGAGGAAAATTGATCCATGAACAGAAGCCGTCGATGAAGCATAAGCGATTCGGCcacctctctcctcttcttctctacCCTTTCAAAACGCTCCCATACAAGAGCCAGATCTCTTCGAAGTGCGTATGCCATAACCATAGCTCTCCAAGAATGGTGTCAGGATAACTCTTTCGCTTTATGAACTGTTTACTAAATCAGCAATTTGCTCTCTATTCATTTACTCTGCATATGGCTTTGCTTTCGTTTCGGCGGGTCCTAGAAGTTTTCAGGCGTGCCTGGACAGGCTGCTGTCGCCGGTTGGGGGAGATCCTCCTCAGGCGTCGCATGGGGCGGCAGTGGCGTGTGAAGGTGGCTTTGAGGGACAGGACGGCTAATTTGGAGACGGCTGGCCGGATTCCTGCGGGACAATTCGGCTTGAAATCAGCAGCTTCATGGTATTTTGTTACCGCGGTGGCGGCCTGTTCAGTATCATCCTCTTGGGGCACACCGCCACCACGGTAACAGAACATCATGAAGTCCCCCAATTTGCAACCAGAGTTGTCCTCCAGGAATTCTTGCTAGCCATCTTCAAAATAGACATCCTGTCCCTCCGAAGTCACGTTCACATGCCACAAATCACCTTCAAAACAATCCGATGTTGGTCCGTGAACAAAGCAGAGAAGCAAGAGGTAATCACCGTTGTACCATTAGCAATCCAAGTTCAGGGCCAAAAGGATTCTTCTCTCCAGACAGCGAATACTATCGATACACAGATGCTTTGAACTGAGTATGCTCGAGTTAAGCCATATTTCTGTTTTTAATTTATCTGACCGCACGACACTGAgtaatttgaagaaattcagGTGTTGTGTGCATCTGCCGGTTTCCCTGAACACTCCCTGGAATAGGGAGTCAGGTTGTGTACTTGAGACATGATCTAGTAGTGCATGACTGCATCCGTTTAGATCCCATGCCGGGTTTTCTCGACCGTTCGATGTCTAATGTACCTCGATAACTATGCACGAACAGGTCTTAGACGATCCATCAGCGGCTTCTGAAAAAAAGGCAATACAGTGGTTTCTTTGTCATTTCAATCAAAGATCCAAGTAAAAGCAAAGCCATCATTTCTCATCCGATCAAGGATAatcatcttatttttgttccaaaattattttcttgttctaaacttattttgaaatagaaatttgtttgataaaactattttatttttatctatggaattgatttttattccaaaaataagtttggaacaaaaataagaagtcaATATTTTTACTTCTCCATTTTTAGAACAaatatgagaaataaaaactattttcattgTTTGTCCTCGCTACTAGCCAGTCGCCCATCTACCATTGCTGGCCGCCATCTATCGTCCACCCATCTACCATTGTCGACCGCCATCTACTCTCTGCCTGGTTGCAATCTGTCAGCCATTGCCTGTCGTCCGCCACTACCACCAACAGTTGTTGTCCTTTGCTATCATCCACCGCCATCAGTTGTCGTCGGTTGTTGCCtgagagggagaaattttgtgattaaacgcatatttttgcttagaataaaaatggaaattttttatcgttatcaaacgcatatttttatttagaaacttattcaacaaaagaaatagaaaaatccacatattttccggaaatcaatttctagccatAATAATTATCATTGACGCCCTCATTCTCCAAACCTTTTGTCAAAACGAAAATGGATAATTGTGTTACAGAGGTATAGGTAATTATCTTGACCTTGGAGCCTTTAAACATCAGTTTCCCCAAAGATTTCCGATCAAATCAATGCCCTCATAGGCCCCACCCCAATCTTAGGAACTTGAAATATGGTAATTAAGGGCATgtatgataatcattttatttttattatagaaTTATTTTTCCACTCAAgacttgtttttggaacaaataTCTATTTAGtaatacaatttcatttttctatttttctatttttgaaacaaatttttaatGTAGAAATAGGTTaaacataaatgagaagtaaattttttttatctatttctagaacaaaaataaaaaataaaaactcttctcataGTTCATCTTTGCTTCTAGTTGGCCATCCACTTGTCAATGCCGCTTGCCCATTTGCCACCACTACTCGTTgtcgctgccgccgccacccccCCACCATCTACCACCTCTtgagaggaagaaattttgtattgttatcaaacgaatttctattttggaaatagaaattttgtgtcattatcaaatatgtatttttgcttagaaactcatctaagaataaaaatagaaaaatcaatttatattccaaaaattaatttctgaccaaaatgattatcatttgtATCCTAAAAAAACATGATGTCTTCTCTCCAGACCATGTTGAAGATGCAGACATCTCCTATCTCCAAATCATTGTCAGCCAAACACTCTCGGGCCTCTGCTTATCTTGCCTTTGCCATCGAAGAGAATGCATGGGACGCGCCACTTCTTCCCAGTAGAAGCCTGAAGAGTGACGTCTTTGGAGTCCCcttttgagtcctaaaattgacGTCATTAGTCTTTATCGTTAAAAATGCTGATatgacattttaattttttttttattttctgcgtggattttttaattattttttattcattttaaaaattatatttaaaaactaaaaattagatttatttattttatgttattttcaccaaaaactgaaaaagtaaaaagaaaaaaatttatttttaaaaattgttttaaaaaaaatcggtAGCTcctctcccccgccgccgcccatcgccggaggagTCGGCAACGGTTTGCCGGCCACAGGCGGGCCTTGCCGGCCCTAGGTGAGGCCTTGTTGGCCATTGCCCGCCCCGGGCAAGTcgtcgccagccctcgtcggccctcgccgaCCCCAGCGAGGGCCGACCACCCCGCCCGGGCCGGCGACTGCCtagcccctccggcgatgggtgGTGGCGAGGAGCCGcggattttattttaaaacaatttttaaaaataatttttttctttttactttttagttttttggtgaaaataagataaaatgaataaatctatttttttttaaaatgaataaaaataattaaaaattcacgcgaaaaataaaataaaaattaaaatgtcacgtcggcatttttaacggaaaatgttaacggcgtcgattttaggactcaaatgaaacattttgacaagttttaggatttatttacactttttgcaagttttaggaattaaatgcattttcatgTCAAGTTGTAGAATTTCTGAAGTACTTATCCCTTACTTTTATGGTTTCTGGGTTGTGTTTTGAGGTCAGTGAAAAGCAGGGTGATCACAATTATAAAAGCTACAAGGATCTTGCACAACCTGAACCGCAGGTGTGCCACTCCTAACACAAGGGATCACCTTCAAGAAATAAGATCTACTGTACTTGAAATGTTCTACGATATTGAAATCTCTTGAATTTAAAAGGAAACGCTTCTTCAAAACAGCAATCTCTACGCCTTCAAAGCACTCTTTTAATCCTCTTCCTTGGCACTTTAGCTGGGGTTGCTTGATTCCTCCTTAATTTATACTCTAGCCAACGTTCTTTCTGAGTCTTTACTTTTCTCGATGGCGAAGAAATCGCAACGTAAGAAATGGAGTGCACAATAAACAATGTAACCACCGCTCGCACCATGAACTTCCGGGGCAGAATAAACAAATGACCAACCTTCACGTCATAAACTTAATCGAATCAGAGATTCACCTGGTAGAATATCAAAAGCTAATATTTTAAGGCCAAAGGTAAGCACAAGGTGCCTCGAGATGACAGCCAGCCCTCGTGCCTCTTTCCCTGTTGTCGCCAAATATTGGGTATCCTTATTAACGATTGCATCGCCATTACCAAATTCTTTTCAATGGATGTGCTCACTTGGAATCAAATTACGAAACTTATCAAATGTCAAGCTTCTAAACTCAAAGGAATTACTAACAAC
The window above is part of the Eucalyptus grandis isolate ANBG69807.140 chromosome 6, ASM1654582v1, whole genome shotgun sequence genome. Proteins encoded here:
- the LOC104450359 gene encoding protein lava lamp, whose translation is MTGDVDAPHEASVEVASVNGKIDEKCGADAGAQQDLVKSVGDCNGVPRRREEEAAAVDNGIENGNGNGEDDADGAYVFVKGSEAVGEDVGNGFAGTDLREESVEGKASDIDLGGSKVGAENGNCDVEQAAVNRENGDREGKLVNRENGDRHFDDHTVVNEVELVEQEGNDAHIKENNGETVVETHPGHGKVVDLNDGECRVEDHLMDNGSGMEDSQGEFIKSTLAGSTSAQEQNCEADTVESAQLKQHKGECHIEKQPAAESSLEVSDEFLASCDATVVASRGNATFEVPQADEVDSSGQMGGDQKSLEVQPSLEISEELSGSCDVIVVASEYERASEVPQADQADSSGQVDEDQKSELKMEDSREVEVLKIDDGAGNEDEKVMEERKSCPDVETEQNHEPKRTFEVPHADQTDSSGQVDENQKSELTIVDSGEGEVSKIDDGAGNEDEKVMEERKSRPDIDTEQIHEPERTFEVLQADQADSSGQVDEDQKSELKIEDSGKGEVLEIDDGAGEEDEKVMEGRKSCPDIETEQNLEPERTFEVPQADQADSSGQVDEDQKSELTIVDSGEREVSKIDDGTGNEDEKVVEERKSCPDIDTEQNHEPERTFEVLQDNQADSSGQVDEDQKSELKIEDSGKGEVLKIDDGAGEEDEKVMEDRKSCPDIETEQNLEPERTLEVPQADHADSSGQVDEDQKSELTIVDSGEREVSKIDDGAGNKDENVMEERKSCPDGDTEQNHEPERTFEVPQADQADSSGQVDEDQKSELTIVDSGDDEVGKIDDRVGNKDEKVMEESISCPDIDTEQNPEPQVILTKDFGSDKEKSSTKMGDDFSSEAAPEDISMKSSKFATAELRAGPFSDDTGDVEPTATAPDPIASENAEHEAVMDALDAIQEINEEAHASENTEITPSSASCVNVPVHIELEEVNSEEKQTGIPQCVNADLEVREENDSTVVDVTSSCSATNLSAITEICFGSIGQKEISSIPLDHINAEPKVSNSQSAGSHHTHTTECLSNDTAEYESFAPQNSKSGLKNELDAVLDEKREDQSTIENDKPAFSRPEGVDVVAQNDAAPAEVSSIPASEEQNVGSEVEKKLFNVLVKIPRYDDENSKQQINEAQLQVTEKTQSRDAIQAEIQIIKAACKEHNEKVDVALSQENAARELSKSKRDEIDSVQSVINKVKNAITVGDYDVRIQNMEQKIQHETLPLKEEKQLVRDIKQLKCSREQLTNNMGGLDELKLALDQREQTEEQLKSLRKEADSLRENVSKAEAVTKSAKRKYSEERERLRELQGRFRDADKIRQEAYIHLKNLRKQSYEKNKYFWKYKDDVKMSIDLASKGDREALSQFCIDQVETFMELWNRSNDFREEYLRCNAPRTLRRLGTADGRSLGPDEAMPAIPLNQTAVKDKSMPALPSIEREKVTVVVEARPAADDKLPVKEVEQKKQKAKNKSSAKPVTQVEDLVAISSRDVVDVEIEEPKLSKEEEELAKKAEELRKAEEAAILMEQRRLEEKAKAKEALERKKRIAERAQARAALKAQKEAEQKEKEREKKAKKKERKKAGGAIAMPSDAGIEGETASSSEVTAEALADFDAKDKPAATVKRPQKPLHFVKQTKVKPIPPPLRNRGKRKMQPWMWAVLSVVLVFALFLVSNGWNLF
- the LOC104450360 gene encoding uncharacterized protein LOC104450360 isoform X2 translates to MTALPSSSGTTFTPRSLYPMSPQLIFGEEIIHYSHQQHALSMINLPDLFRCAGCLEDGAGKRYTCQQCDFHLHEFCALPYPNQVLKNHPFHYQHNFYFHSKPAKGGIAKSRCDICGEPMKGYAFRCGACSFSMHPCCEMLPVDIVISNHPHKLQLLPPAASSSADLGFVCGECKKRRSGRVYGCTVCGYYLHAVCAKSIVNGLYDSGIKGTEKHTSKLGAAARLASRVVSNFIGGLMESIGEGLGQALVQNVTKGKARQPKKKKKKEREG
- the LOC104450360 gene encoding uncharacterized protein LOC104450360 isoform X1, which produces MTALPSSSGTTFTPRSLYPMSPQLIFGEEIIHYSHQQHALSMINLPDLFRCAGCLEDGAGKRYTCQQCDFHLHEFCALPYPNQVLKNHPFHYQHNFYFHSKPAAKGGIAKSRCDICGEPMKGYAFRCGACSFSMHPCCEMLPVDIVISNHPHKLQLLPPAASSSADLGFVCGECKKRRSGRVYGCTVCGYYLHAVCAKSIVNGLYDSGIKGTEKHTSKLGAAARLASRVVSNFIGGLMESIGEGLGQALVQNVTKGKARQPKKKKKKEREG